The following proteins come from a genomic window of Gimesia chilikensis:
- a CDS encoding DUF1559 domain-containing protein — MLKRTLPKRGFTLIELLVVIAIIAILIALLLPAVQQAREAARRSTCKNNMKQLGLALHNYNDNFLALPIGTQTGSYSNWRAAILPYIDQANVYSQLTRPNGYWAHSGFPGNTILYSVRIPVYKCPSNPYGMTNTTDYTLSDSNSDPSLQSMIIDYVGISGATPDPVGRTSVCTGDVLASSSSNCNTGMMIPYKSVRFRDCTDGTSNTIILAEQSGQVNGAQKGANALGAWHGWANASLSTWNAGTPLPLSSGGYWYAAGTTTVRNPPNAFWTSGAPTYANSAYSANTVLNSHHVGGIHAVLTDGSVRFLSENIDMNTLRQLCVRDDGQVIGEF, encoded by the coding sequence ATGTTGAAACGTACCCTCCCGAAACGTGGCTTTACGCTCATTGAGCTTCTGGTCGTGATCGCCATTATCGCGATTCTGATCGCCCTGCTCCTGCCGGCTGTCCAGCAGGCCCGCGAAGCAGCCCGCCGTTCCACCTGTAAGAACAACATGAAACAGCTGGGACTCGCACTCCACAATTACAACGATAATTTCCTGGCGCTCCCCATTGGAACACAAACCGGTTCCTACTCTAACTGGCGTGCTGCCATCCTGCCCTACATCGATCAGGCCAATGTCTACTCGCAGCTGACCCGTCCGAATGGTTACTGGGCCCACTCCGGTTTTCCGGGAAACACCATTTTGTATTCGGTCCGTATCCCCGTTTACAAATGTCCGTCCAACCCCTACGGCATGACCAACACAACTGACTACACCCTGTCTGACAGCAACTCCGATCCCAGTCTGCAGAGTATGATCATCGACTACGTTGGTATCTCCGGTGCCACCCCCGACCCCGTGGGCCGCACCAGTGTCTGTACCGGTGACGTGCTGGCGAGCAGTTCCAGTAACTGTAACACCGGAATGATGATCCCCTACAAGAGCGTCCGTTTCCGTGACTGTACCGACGGAACATCGAATACCATCATCCTTGCTGAACAGTCTGGTCAGGTGAACGGAGCTCAGAAGGGTGCCAATGCACTGGGTGCCTGGCACGGCTGGGCCAACGCCAGTCTCTCCACCTGGAATGCAGGCACGCCGCTGCCCCTCAGTTCGGGTGGCTACTGGTATGCAGCCGGAACCACGACCGTACGGAATCCTCCCAATGCGTTCTGGACTTCCGGTGCACCAACTTACGCCAACAGTGCCTATTCCGCTAACACGGTACTCAACTCGCATCACGTGGGTGGCATTCACGCCGTGCTGACCGATGGCTCCGTTCGCTTCCTGTCTGAAAACATCGACATGAACACACTCCGCCAACTGTGTGTACGTGACGACGGACAGGTCATCGGAGAATTTTAA
- a CDS encoding carboxypeptidase regulatory-like domain-containing protein codes for MNKSILRHSVRFTALIAVSLFLITLNTACSRTPGADKPRGEISITITNGGAPVSEGQVDLANEETGEGGGGPLDESGTATIEMVAVGKYTVTISPPPQEPIAPGMDQPAPQPKEYPNIPTKVRKIQTSPLTVDVQSGANEFTFDLKEIH; via the coding sequence ATGAACAAGTCCATCCTACGACATAGTGTCCGTTTCACCGCGTTAATCGCCGTCAGTCTCTTTCTGATCACCCTGAATACGGCCTGCAGTCGTACCCCGGGTGCAGACAAGCCCCGCGGTGAAATCTCAATCACAATCACCAACGGTGGTGCGCCCGTATCCGAAGGGCAAGTCGACCTGGCCAACGAAGAGACGGGAGAAGGCGGAGGAGGCCCGCTGGATGAATCGGGAACAGCCACGATCGAAATGGTCGCCGTGGGGAAATACACGGTCACAATTAGTCCCCCACCACAAGAACCAATTGCTCCCGGCATGGATCAACCCGCGCCACAACCCAAAGAATACCCGAATATCCCCACGAAGGTTCGCAAGATTCAGACCAGTCCTCTGACCGTCGATGTGCAATCAGGGGCCAATGAATTCACCTTCGATCTCAAAGAGATCCATTAA